One part of the Acidobacteriota bacterium genome encodes these proteins:
- a CDS encoding redoxin domain-containing protein, translating into MLQLQQKEHLLRELRIRVCIVTFEGEAAARAYAAETGTPWPVLSDRDKGLYEAYGMGRLSWRQLAQPSAIALYLGEILKGKLPQQPEADPHQAGGDVLIDPAGIVRLVHANSGSADRPTVQRLLNARRAAEPAPHRESP; encoded by the coding sequence CTGCTGCAGTTGCAGCAGAAGGAACACCTGTTGCGCGAGTTGAGGATCCGTGTCTGCATCGTGACGTTCGAAGGGGAAGCGGCGGCCCGTGCGTACGCGGCAGAAACGGGAACGCCCTGGCCAGTGCTTTCGGACCGCGACAAGGGACTCTACGAAGCGTACGGCATGGGACGGTTGTCGTGGCGCCAGTTGGCCCAACCGTCCGCGATCGCCCTCTATCTTGGCGAAATCCTGAAGGGCAAACTTCCGCAGCAGCCGGAGGCCGATCCGCACCAGGCGGGAGGCGACGTCCTCATCGACCCGGCCGGCATCGTCCGACTGGTTCACGCCAACAGCGGTTCAGCCGACCGGCCTACGGTTCAGCGCCTTCTGAATGCGCGGCGCGCCGCCGAACCGGCACCGCATCGTGAATCGCCGTGA